The following proteins come from a genomic window of Elgaria multicarinata webbii isolate HBS135686 ecotype San Diego chromosome 10, rElgMul1.1.pri, whole genome shotgun sequence:
- the KDR gene encoding vascular endothelial growth factor receptor 2: MELAADLGLIIVLWFAAEPWPVDSGSSVSLDPPSLSIQKSIVTVTANDTLQITCSGERALEWLWPNNQTSSENRVAVTDCTDNVYCKMLTLTKVIGSDTGAYKCSYQDNTTTSSIYVYVQDFTDLPDYRSPFVKSVSDQIGVIYITGNKTVVIPCLGSTSNLNVSLYAKYPDKIFVPDGKSITWDSQKGFTIPTNLISDVGMVFCKAKIDGESYQSVMYIVVVVGYKIHDLTMHPPHQVELAAGERLAINCTARTELNVGIVFEWDYPANRPPANKKKHVTIRDVKTLSGDEVKKFVSTLIIEHVTLYDRGHYSCIASSTRMMKKNSINVIVREKPFITMGRMPSLVETRLSEPAKIPVIFKGYPPPDAKWYKNGKPIAANRTIKLGYSLTITETSERDAGNYTIELTNPINKEKEKHTFRLAVNVPPQIGESALLAPVDSYKYGSTQVLTCTVYAVPAVAKIQWYWQFEEECTFNPQQAGLGNNPYACKKWKDITDRRGGNQIEIVKPQFVAIAGKMKTVSSLVIQAANVSALYRCVATNKAGESERVISFHITRGLEINLQPKIPTEKYNVSLLCAADKLTFENLTWFKLSPRTSLTHLGKLPMPVCKNLDALQKLNATVARANGENVAMELLLCNISLQDSGDYVCIAQDKKTKTRHCLVKHLTVQEPVAPTITGNPENQTTNIGETIEVSCIANGIPSPLITWFKNNESLIEDSGIVLKDGNRTLTIRRVRKEDEGLYTCRACNILGCTNAATFFEVEGTDEKTNLELIILVGTAVIAMFFWLLLIIILRTVKRANGGELKTGYLSIIMDPDEVPMDEQCERLPYDATKWEFPRDRLKLGKPLGRGAFGQVIEADAFGIDKATTCRTVAVKMLKEGATHSEHRALMSELKILIHIGHHLNVVNLLGACTKPGGPLMVIVEYCKFGNLSVYLRSKRSDFVPYKANNARFRHGNGEVPADPKKRLDSIASSQSSTSSGFGEERSLSDMEEGEAMSEDPCKNSLSLEDLICYSFQVARGMEFLASRKCIHRDLAARNILLSENNVVKICDFGLARDIYKDPDYVRKGDARLPLKWMAPETIFDRVYTIQSDVWSFGVLLWEIFSLGASPYPGVKIDEEFCRRLKEGTRMRPPDYTTPEMYQTMLDCWHGDPKQRPTFSDLVEHLGNLLQASVCQDGKDYIVLPQTALLNIEEDSGLSLPTSPLPCMEEEEVCDPQFHYDSTSEMSLHRKGSKRKSRPVSVKTFESVPVEPTVKVVQEDNQTDSGMILASEELKTLEEKSKQLILPFSGLVSSKSNESVMSEASNPTSGYQSGYHSDDMDTTVYSGEETELLTLREDASQACCTLAYGPRVPLGPPPV, translated from the exons GCTCATCTGTTTCACTGGATCCACCATCCCTTAGTATCCAAAAATCTATTGTTACTGTAACTGCAAATGATACACTACAAATTACTTGCAG TGGTGAAAGAGCTTTGGAATGGCTTTGGCCTAACAACCAGACAAGTTCTGAAAACCGTGTAGCGGTGACTGACTGTACAGACAATGTCTACTGTAAGATGCTCACACTTACCAAAGTCATAGGCAGTGACACAGGGGCCTACAAGTGCTCTTACCAAGACAACACTACAACGTCAAGTATTTATGTTTATGTACAAG ATTTTACAGATCTTCCAGATTACAGATCTCCATTTGTGAAATCAGTTAGTGATCAAATTGGCGTTATATATATAACTGGAAACAAAACTGTGGTGATACCATGCCTTGGGTCTACATCAAACTTAAATGTATCACTTTATGCG AAGTATCCAGACAAAATATTTGTTCCTGATGGTAAATCAATTACATGGGACAGTCAAAAAGGTTTCACCATCCCCACCAACTTGATCAGTGATGTTGGCATGGTCTTCTGCAAAGCTAAGATAGATGGTGAAAGCTATCAATCTGTGATGTACATAGTGGTTGTTGTAG GGTATAAAATTCATGACCTTACTATGCATCCTCCTCACCAAGTAGAGCTGGCAGCAGGCGAGAGGTTAGCTATAAATTGTACTGCAAGGACTGAGCTGAACGTGGGCATTGTCTTTGAATGGGACTACCCAGCTAACAGACCCCCAGCAAACAAG AAAAAGCATGTTACAATAAGGGATGTAAAGACCTTGTCGGGTGATGAAGTGAAGAAGTTTGTAAGCACTCTTATCATAGAACACGTGACCTTATATGACAGAGGTCATTACAGCTGCATAGCCTCCAGCACCCGTATGATGAAGAAAAACAGTATTAATGTCATTGTTCGGG AAAAGCCTTTTATCACTATGGGCAGAATGCCGTCTTTGGTGGAGACAAGACTGAGtgaaccagctaaaattcctgTGATATTCAAAGGGTATCCACctccagatgcaaaatg gtatAAAAATGGAAAACCCATAGCTGCAAATCGTACTATTAAACTTGGTTACTCCTTGACAATTACTGAAACAAGTGAAagagatgctgggaattatacTATTGAGCTGACCAATCCCATtaacaaggagaaggagaagcacacATTCCGTCTGGCTGTGAATG TTCCACCTCAAATTGGAGAGAGTGCTCTTTTAGCTCCTGTGGATTCTTATAAATATGGTTCCACGCAAGTCCTAACATGTACGGTATATGCTGTTCCAGCAGTAGCCAAGATTCAGTGGTACTGGCAGTTTGAGGAAGAATGCACTTTCAATCCACA ACAAGCTGGACTAGGGAACAATCCCTATGCCTGTAAGAAATGGAAAGACATTACTGATAGAAGAGGTGGAAATCAAATTGAAATAGTAAAACCCCAATTTGTTGCTATTGCTGGGAAAATGAAG ACTGTGAGCAGCCTTGTAATTCAAGCAGCAAATGTGTCCGCTTTGTACAGATGTGTCGCTACTAACAAGGCTGGAGAAAGTGAGAGGGTCATCTCCTTTCATATTACCA GAGGCCTTGAAATCAATCTTCAGCCTAAAATTCCTACTGAGAAGTACAATGTATCCTTGCTGTGCGCAGCGGACAAGCTCACTTTTGAAAATCTGACCTGGTTTAAGTTAAGCCCTCGGACCTCCCTGACGCACCTTGGCAAGTTGCCCATGCCTGTTTGCAAGAACCTGGATGCTCTTCAGAAGCTGAATGCCACAGTTGCAAGGGCCAACGGGGAAAATGTTGCCATGGAACTCCTTCTCTGTAACATTTCCTTGCAAGATAGCGGGGATTACGTATGCATAGCTCAGGACAAAAAGACCAAAACACGACACTGCCTTGTCAAACACCTCACTGTTCAAG AACCAGTGGCACCCACAATTACAGGGAACCCTGAGAATCAGACAACAAATATCGGTGAAACTATAGAAGTATCCTGCATAGCAAATGGAATTCCTTCTCCACTCATCACATGGTTTAAAAACAACGAATCCCTTATTGAAGATTCAG GTATTGTTTTGAAAGATGGAAACAGAACGCTGACCATACGAAGGGTGAGGAAGGAAGATGAAGGTCTCTACACTTGTCGTGCATGTAATATCTTGGGCTGTACAAATGCAGCAACATTTTTTGAAGTGGAAG GCACCGATGAGAAAACGAACCTCGAGCTCATTATTCTCGTTGGAACGGCAGTAATTGCCATGTTCTTCTGGCTGCTCCTCATCATCATTCTCCGGACCGTTAAACGG GCCAACGGAGGAGAACTAAAGACCGGCTACCTCTCTATCATCATGGATCCTGATGAAGTTCCTATGGATGAGCAGTGTGAACGCCTCCCTTATGACGCCACCAAGTGGGAGTTCCCCAGGGACAGGCTAAAGCTAG GTAAGCCACTTGGTCGGGGAGCCTTTGGCCAAGTCATTGAAGCAGATGCATTTGGCATTGACAAAGCTACTACCTGCAGAACTGTTGCAGTCAAAATGCTTAAAG AGGGTGCTACACACAGTGAACACAGGGCACTAATGTCTGAACTCAAAATCCTCATTCATATTGGGCATCATCTCAATGTGGTTAACTTACTTGGGGCCTGCACAAAACCAGGGG gtCCACTCATGGTGATTGTAGAATACTGCAAGTTTGGAAATCTGTCAGTGTATTTAAGAAGCAAGCGAAGTGATTTTGTTCCATACAAG GCCAATAATGCCAGGTTTAGGCATGGAAATGGTGAAGTCCCTGCAGACCCGAAGAAACGCTTGGACAGCATTGCAAGTAGCCAAAGCTCCACAAGTTCGGGTTTTGGGGAGGAGCGATCCCTCAGCGATATGGAAGAAGGAGAAG CAATGTCTGAAGATCCTTGCAAAAATTCTCTAAGCCTGGAGGACCTCATCTGCTACAGCTTTCAGGTGGCCCGTGGGATGGAATTCCTGGCATCTCGGAAA TGTATCCACCGTGATCTTGCAGCTCGCAATATCCTCCTATCAGAAAACAATGTGGTCAAAATTTGtgatttcggattggcccgcgatATCTACAAAGATCCAGATTATGTCAGAAAAGGAGAT GCTAGGCTACCTCTAAAATGGATGGCACCGGAAACTATTTTTGATAGAGTAtacacaattcaaagtgatgtGTGGTCATTCGGCGTTCTGTTGTGGGAAATATTTTCATTAG GAGCCTCGCCATACCCTGGTGTAAAGATTGACGAAGAATTCTGTAGAAGACTGAAGGAAGGAACAAGGATGAGGCCTCCAGACTACACAACACCTGAAAT GTATCAGACCATGTTGGACTGCTGGCATGGAGACCCCAAGCAAAGACCTACTTTTTCAGATTTGGTGGAGCATCTTGGAAATTTACTGCAAGCAAGTGTTTGTCAG GACGGTAAAGATTATATTGTCCTTCCACAAACGGCATTGCTGAATATTGAAGAGGATTCTGGACTCTCCCTGCCAACCTCACCTCTTCCCTGCATGGAAGAAGAGGAAGTCTGTGATCCTCAGTTCCATTATGACAGCACATCAGAAATGAG TCTGCACCGCAAAGGAAGTAAAAGAAAAAGCCGTCCTGTGAGTGTAAAGACCTTTGAATCTGTACCAGTAGAGCCAACAGTAAAAGTGGTTCAAGAA GATAATCAGACAGACAGTGGGATGATTCTAGCATCCGAAGAGTTAAAGACACTAGAAGAGAAATCTAAGCAACTGATTTTGCCCTTTAG tGGGCTGGTCTCCAGTAAAAGTAATGAGTCTGTTATGTCCGAAGCTTCCAATCCAACAAGTGGCTACCAATCAGGAT